From a region of the Prosthecobacter debontii genome:
- a CDS encoding GNAT family N-acetyltransferase codes for MSEEVQIRALREEDDLSAITALLHAAYAPLAERGFRYLASHQDDSITLQRLKAGWAYVGTLSGQIVATITLRASEADSPCEWYREPSVFIFGQFAVHPAFQRRGIGERLIQRMEHEAVVRGATELALDTSEGATHLWDWYSSLGYRFIQHVSWRDTNYRSVVLSKSLTR; via the coding sequence GTGAGCGAGGAAGTCCAGATTCGAGCCCTTCGAGAGGAGGATGATCTTTCAGCCATCACGGCCCTTCTTCATGCGGCCTACGCGCCTCTCGCTGAGAGAGGGTTTCGCTACCTGGCCTCCCATCAGGATGATTCGATTACGCTGCAGCGACTGAAGGCGGGATGGGCTTACGTGGGTACGCTATCGGGCCAAATCGTTGCCACCATCACACTCCGAGCCTCCGAAGCCGATTCCCCCTGTGAATGGTATCGGGAACCGTCTGTGTTTATTTTCGGTCAGTTTGCCGTGCATCCCGCTTTTCAGCGCCGAGGGATCGGAGAGCGATTGATCCAGAGGATGGAGCATGAGGCCGTTGTTCGAGGCGCGACCGAGCTTGCCCTGGATACTTCGGAGGGAGCGACCCATTTATGGGACTGGTATTCCAGCCTGGGTTATCGATTCATTCAGCATGTATCCTGGCGTGACACCAACTATCGCAGCGTGGTCCTTTCCAAATCCCTGACACGATGA
- a CDS encoding HEAT repeat domain-containing protein produces the protein MKTRHHEHFEADPTPSHEVARRYREALDDDDQEASLALLHYRGGEDEFKLGSEYCRSNDAADRATGADMLAQLGWSDRTFQNESVAILTELLGDSDPYVIHCAAVGLGHRSAPSAIPSLLGLCGHSDAIVRYGVVLGLSGHEDDRAIAALIQLSKDDDHDVRNWAVFGLGSQIEADSLEIRKALREALADPDHEIRGEALVGLAKRGDPCIVPDLLNEWRDREVSILSIEAAEVTHDSRLYPRLKNFTEIFTLDDAPYFAERLAAAIDACKPVA, from the coding sequence ATGAAAACTCGGCACCACGAACACTTTGAAGCGGACCCGACTCCGAGTCACGAGGTTGCACGACGTTACCGCGAAGCCCTCGACGACGATGATCAAGAAGCAAGCCTTGCCTTGCTACATTACCGCGGAGGGGAAGACGAGTTTAAGCTTGGCAGCGAGTACTGTCGCAGTAACGATGCTGCGGATCGTGCCACAGGAGCTGATATGCTGGCGCAGCTTGGGTGGAGTGATCGCACCTTTCAGAATGAGAGCGTGGCGATCCTGACTGAGTTGTTGGGCGATTCAGACCCCTATGTTATCCATTGCGCTGCCGTCGGCTTGGGCCACCGCTCAGCCCCCTCAGCGATCCCGAGTCTCCTCGGTCTATGCGGCCACTCTGACGCGATTGTAAGGTATGGTGTGGTATTAGGACTCTCCGGGCATGAGGATGACCGAGCTATTGCAGCGCTTATCCAACTTTCCAAAGACGACGACCATGATGTGAGGAACTGGGCCGTTTTTGGGCTCGGCTCTCAGATCGAGGCAGATTCGCTGGAGATTCGAAAGGCGCTACGAGAGGCATTGGCTGATCCCGACCATGAGATCCGTGGCGAGGCCCTCGTTGGACTCGCGAAGCGAGGAGACCCCTGCATTGTCCCTGACTTGCTCAACGAGTGGCGCGACCGTGAAGTTAGCATCCTGAGCATCGAAGCGGCTGAGGTAACCCACGACTCTCGTTTGTATCCTCGTTTGAAGAACTTCACCGAGATTTTCACTCTTGATGATGCCCCTTACTTTGCAGAACGATTGGCCGCCGCGATTGATGCCTGCAAACCCGTGGCATAA
- a CDS encoding dihydrofolate reductase family protein — MRHLQYSINVTLDGCVDHRAGVTDEELHRFWAEKLAQADALLFGRVTYEMMQIAWRWPASGQRPEWMAEWMEPFARTIDSAKKYVVSTTLKQVDWNAELLHGDLTTAVEQLKHGEGKGLFVGGVTLPLALAELGLIDEYEFVVHPRIAGHGPTLFAGLSKVVDLKLVGRREFNSGAVALRYEPKR; from the coding sequence ATGCGACACCTTCAGTATTCCATCAACGTCACCTTGGACGGCTGTGTCGATCATCGGGCAGGCGTCACCGATGAAGAACTGCATCGTTTTTGGGCTGAGAAACTTGCCCAGGCCGATGCCCTCCTCTTTGGCCGGGTGACTTACGAGATGATGCAGATCGCGTGGCGGTGGCCCGCCAGTGGGCAGCGCCCCGAGTGGATGGCGGAGTGGATGGAACCCTTTGCCCGCACGATCGATTCCGCTAAGAAGTATGTCGTGTCCACCACGCTGAAGCAGGTGGATTGGAACGCGGAGTTGCTACACGGAGATTTGACCACGGCAGTGGAGCAACTCAAGCATGGCGAAGGCAAGGGGCTGTTCGTCGGCGGTGTGACGCTCCCGCTGGCCTTGGCAGAGTTGGGGTTGATCGATGAATACGAGTTCGTCGTGCACCCCAGAATCGCAGGTCATGGGCCGACGCTGTTTGCGGGGCTATCGAAGGTTGTGGACTTAAAGCTCGTCGGCCGCCGGGAGTTCAACTCGGGCGCGGTGGCGCTGCGGTATGAGCCGAAGCGGTAG
- a CDS encoding DUF6600 domain-containing protein gives MKSLSLLLCATLLAMAAPVPTARAEVNVSIDFFFDNLSPHGDWIYADDYGYVFQPAMASQSDWAPYSDGYWAYTDAGWTWISEEPFGWATYHYGRWVRMQGSWVWVPGYEWAPAWVSWRQTDDYIGWAPLPPEARWTASIGFNQWSDAYYDVGPAYYNFVPFNLFARRSSLRPVIVDRSRNITYVNRSVNVTNITYRQNVVNNIFVGGPDPDRFDRGDNRIRRLRLSRDDDRFRQDWIDRRDGRDRDFRSLSRIEDDRLLVAAPSIRRDDAPALPSRVSRRIERPEIDRGWRGAGDSKAIEQLRERRQAEFAKAKPANLPAKGLEIATSKAPPPAVGRLLSVQERQRNTQRPNPREVDEEVRKGLPPGAASKLGKADQPPAAKGEEREGRTMTRPDVDRTPRDDARDERDRGPGSRMPPGADRDERRPGPGADRNEDRRPEGTMRPERDSNDRRPGVKPDEAPRPRLAPGVVPDETPRRRGGASDEPDTKKSKVQDSPPSPKTDSERKAPAPKAKPEMPRVKPEATRPVPMPEPKATPKTRPMPKSEAPKAKTVPMPKPQRPSVESRDTRVKAPEVKAAKPQARPSIPQAKSAPKPEVRKSAPQPRPQVKQAAPKPATRPQAKPERKKKGDD, from the coding sequence ATGAAATCTCTTTCTCTTCTTTTATGCGCCACGCTTCTCGCGATGGCTGCGCCGGTCCCTACGGCGCGAGCGGAGGTGAATGTCTCCATTGACTTCTTCTTCGATAACCTCAGCCCGCATGGCGACTGGATCTATGCGGATGATTACGGTTATGTCTTCCAGCCCGCCATGGCTTCCCAATCGGATTGGGCTCCTTACAGCGACGGTTATTGGGCCTACACGGATGCTGGCTGGACCTGGATTTCGGAGGAGCCCTTCGGCTGGGCGACCTACCACTATGGACGCTGGGTGCGCATGCAAGGCAGCTGGGTCTGGGTGCCGGGCTATGAATGGGCACCTGCCTGGGTGTCCTGGCGCCAAACCGATGACTACATCGGCTGGGCTCCTCTGCCCCCTGAGGCGCGGTGGACAGCCAGCATCGGCTTTAACCAATGGTCGGACGCCTACTATGATGTCGGTCCCGCCTACTACAACTTTGTCCCGTTCAATCTCTTTGCCCGCCGCAGTTCTTTGAGGCCGGTCATCGTGGATCGTAGCCGTAACATCACGTATGTGAATCGGTCGGTAAACGTGACGAACATCACGTATCGCCAGAATGTGGTGAACAATATTTTCGTGGGCGGTCCCGATCCAGATCGCTTTGACCGTGGGGATAACCGCATCCGCCGCTTGCGCTTAAGCCGGGATGATGACCGATTCCGTCAGGACTGGATTGATCGTCGTGATGGACGTGATCGGGACTTCCGCAGCCTGTCCCGCATTGAAGATGATCGTTTGTTAGTCGCAGCGCCGAGCATTCGTCGTGATGACGCCCCTGCTTTGCCATCTCGCGTGAGCCGTCGTATCGAGCGCCCTGAAATTGACCGCGGTTGGCGTGGCGCAGGCGACTCCAAAGCCATTGAACAACTGCGTGAGCGTCGTCAGGCCGAGTTTGCCAAAGCCAAACCAGCTAACCTTCCCGCGAAGGGCCTCGAGATTGCCACCAGCAAAGCCCCACCACCCGCTGTAGGCCGCCTGCTGTCTGTTCAGGAACGTCAGCGCAATACCCAGCGCCCAAATCCACGTGAGGTGGATGAAGAAGTCCGCAAGGGCCTGCCCCCTGGAGCCGCCAGCAAGCTGGGTAAAGCAGATCAGCCACCCGCCGCCAAAGGTGAAGAACGGGAGGGACGCACCATGACCCGCCCTGATGTGGATCGCACTCCCCGTGATGATGCTCGAGATGAACGGGATCGCGGTCCAGGCTCCAGAATGCCTCCCGGCGCTGACCGGGATGAAAGACGTCCCGGCCCTGGGGCAGATCGGAATGAAGATCGTCGCCCGGAAGGCACCATGCGTCCTGAAAGAGACTCGAATGACCGTCGCCCTGGAGTAAAGCCAGACGAAGCCCCTCGTCCACGTTTAGCCCCTGGCGTGGTGCCAGACGAAACCCCTCGTCGTCGCGGCGGAGCGTCTGATGAGCCCGATACCAAAAAGTCCAAGGTTCAAGACTCTCCTCCATCCCCCAAAACTGACAGCGAGCGGAAAGCACCGGCACCCAAAGCGAAGCCTGAAATGCCTCGCGTGAAGCCCGAAGCCACTCGCCCCGTGCCTATGCCCGAGCCGAAGGCGACCCCGAAAACCCGTCCGATGCCGAAATCAGAAGCTCCAAAAGCGAAGACGGTACCGATGCCCAAGCCTCAACGCCCCTCCGTTGAAAGCCGCGACACACGGGTGAAGGCTCCTGAGGTGAAAGCCGCCAAACCGCAAGCCAGACCTTCAATCCCGCAAGCGAAAAGCGCCCCTAAACCTGAAGTCCGGAAGAGTGCTCCCCAGCCTCGCCCTCAGGTGAAACAAGCGGCACCTAAACCCGCTACCAGACCGCAGGCCAAGCCCGAACGGAAGAAAAAGGGCGATGATTGA
- a CDS encoding Bax inhibitor-1/YccA family membrane protein: protein MRTSNPVLNQSTFESSMAVRGAQQMTLQGTVNKTGILLFLTFATALYTWNMAHAQPGSAMPWVIGGAISGFVLALITSFKPVWSPVTGSFYALAEGLFLGGISARYEMQFQGIVLQAILLTGGTCLALLAAYSMRLIRATENFKLGIFAATGGIALVYLVTWVLSFFSIQVPYIHESGMIGIGFSVFVVIIAALNLVLDFDFIENGCTHGAPKYMEWYAAFGLLVTLVWLYIEILRLLSKLSKRD from the coding sequence ATGCGCACCTCAAATCCGGTTTTAAATCAGTCCACCTTCGAGTCCTCCATGGCTGTGAGAGGTGCTCAGCAGATGACCCTGCAGGGAACCGTGAATAAGACCGGCATCCTCCTGTTTCTGACTTTTGCCACGGCGCTTTACACCTGGAACATGGCCCATGCTCAACCAGGCTCTGCCATGCCGTGGGTCATCGGTGGAGCCATCAGCGGCTTCGTTCTGGCCTTGATCACCAGCTTCAAACCGGTGTGGTCGCCAGTCACAGGTAGCTTTTATGCTCTGGCCGAAGGCCTTTTCCTGGGCGGCATCTCAGCGCGTTACGAGATGCAATTTCAGGGCATCGTCCTCCAGGCGATCTTGCTGACGGGCGGCACCTGCCTCGCTCTGCTGGCGGCTTATTCCATGCGTCTGATTCGAGCGACGGAGAACTTTAAGCTCGGTATCTTTGCGGCCACGGGCGGCATTGCTCTCGTGTATCTGGTGACATGGGTGCTGAGCTTTTTTAGCATTCAGGTCCCTTACATCCATGAAAGCGGCATGATCGGGATCGGCTTCAGTGTCTTTGTGGTGATCATCGCTGCACTGAATCTCGTGCTGGATTTTGATTTCATTGAAAACGGCTGCACGCATGGAGCCCCCAAATACATGGAGTGGTATGCGGCTTTTGGCCTGTTGGTGACCCTGGTCTGGCTCTACATCGAAATACTGCGCCTGCTATCCAAACTCTCCAAGAGAGACTGA
- a CDS encoding cupin domain-containing protein: MSDSPVRFIQIDDAARESNAWTNNEWLCRPDLVEAEKLLLVRANMAPMHCHPFHIHPHREEIIYVLYGRAEQWVGEECRVLKAGEMAHIPAGVVHATYNPHQEPLVFLAILSPAKLPDELAAVPDPQDVSDQVPWANLRAGRVECRTVEG, from the coding sequence ATGTCCGACTCCCCCGTCCGCTTTATCCAGATTGATGATGCCGCCCGCGAATCCAATGCGTGGACCAACAACGAGTGGCTCTGCAGGCCGGATCTCGTGGAGGCAGAAAAGCTTCTTCTGGTGCGGGCCAACATGGCCCCCATGCACTGCCATCCCTTTCACATTCATCCCCATCGAGAGGAGATTATCTATGTGCTCTATGGGCGTGCGGAACAGTGGGTGGGTGAGGAGTGCCGTGTTTTGAAAGCGGGAGAGATGGCTCATATCCCCGCAGGCGTCGTTCATGCCACTTACAATCCCCACCAAGAACCCTTGGTGTTTCTCGCCATCCTTTCACCAGCTAAGCTCCCTGATGAGTTAGCCGCCGTGCCTGATCCGCAAGATGTTTCGGATCAGGTTCCCTGGGCTAATTTGCGAGCAGGACGCGTCGAATGCCGCACCGTGGAGGGCTGA
- a CDS encoding LysM peptidoglycan-binding domain-containing protein, with amino-acid sequence MISFSRISCLSCLLLLSFLAVSCGTSRPKGLPRNLPTINLQGSAQTPAHSMERKDYPFDPATGNYMVAWASEGEKAASEADALRWASSHGGSVSRKQPSRVMKVSSKKSSSSKGGKSYTIKSGDTLGAIARRNNTTVAKIKAANGMSSDFIRAGKTLKIP; translated from the coding sequence GTGATTTCCTTTTCTCGCATTTCCTGCCTGTCCTGTCTCTTGTTGCTGTCCTTTCTGGCGGTCTCATGCGGCACTAGCCGACCTAAAGGTCTGCCACGAAATCTGCCCACAATCAATCTGCAAGGCTCTGCGCAAACCCCTGCGCACAGCATGGAGCGGAAGGATTACCCGTTTGACCCAGCCACTGGAAACTACATGGTGGCCTGGGCCTCCGAGGGCGAGAAAGCTGCGTCCGAAGCGGATGCACTACGCTGGGCTTCATCCCATGGTGGCAGTGTCTCGCGCAAGCAGCCTTCCCGGGTGATGAAGGTATCTTCCAAGAAGTCCTCCAGTTCTAAAGGGGGCAAGTCTTACACCATCAAGAGTGGAGATACCCTGGGCGCGATTGCACGGCGAAACAACACCACGGTGGCCAAGATCAAAGCTGCCAATGGCATGAGTTCCGATTTCATCCGCGCCGGAAAGACGCTGAAGATCCCGTAA
- a CDS encoding sulfatase family protein produces the protein MKLLSLLCFSWISLASLAADKPNVLLILADDCTHNDLLVYGGKNAKTPNIDRLATEGLVFNRAYVSEAICQPCRAELYTGQFPMRNGCAWNHSASRTGTRSLPQHLGPLGYRVGIAGKVHVLPEESFPFESVPGFDPNCVRNPTQPHSLAGAREFMSRNAEQPFCLVVALVEPHVPWVMGDPSQYPPKKIQLPPNIADTPKTRQDFGRYLAEITFMDGQVGEILQTLKETGHAEDTLVMFTSEQGSQFPGNKWTNWDTGLHTALIARWPGKVPVGQRTDAMVQYADVTPTLIDLAGGSVKDHPFDGSSFAAVLRGKATQHRSFAYGVHNNIPEGPAYPIRTISDGQYRYIRNLTPNEIYIEKHLMGQLGGAVEHNAYWPTWVAFSADKPEVYSLVKRYVSRPAEQLYHTAEDPFEMKDLAEDPQYAEIKAKLSSELDRWLTEQGDPGIPQDTKGAHQAAKQGKHVYFTKP, from the coding sequence ATGAAACTGCTCTCTCTTCTCTGCTTCTCTTGGATTTCGCTGGCGAGTCTTGCTGCCGATAAGCCTAACGTATTGTTGATCCTTGCGGATGACTGCACTCACAATGATCTATTGGTTTATGGTGGCAAGAATGCCAAAACGCCGAACATCGACCGACTCGCCACAGAGGGGCTGGTTTTTAACCGTGCCTATGTCAGTGAGGCCATCTGTCAGCCCTGCCGTGCCGAGCTTTACACTGGCCAGTTTCCCATGCGCAACGGCTGTGCCTGGAATCACAGTGCCAGTCGCACGGGAACACGTAGCCTGCCGCAGCATCTCGGTCCGCTGGGATATCGCGTCGGCATTGCCGGGAAGGTTCACGTGTTGCCTGAGGAGTCGTTCCCCTTTGAGTCCGTGCCTGGATTCGATCCCAATTGTGTTCGCAACCCCACCCAGCCTCACAGTCTCGCGGGTGCGCGTGAGTTCATGAGCCGAAATGCGGAGCAACCCTTCTGCTTGGTCGTGGCCCTGGTGGAGCCGCATGTGCCCTGGGTGATGGGCGATCCCAGCCAATATCCGCCGAAGAAGATTCAGCTCCCTCCGAACATCGCGGATACACCGAAGACCCGGCAGGACTTCGGTCGGTATTTAGCGGAAATTACCTTTATGGATGGTCAGGTGGGCGAGATCCTCCAAACTTTGAAAGAGACAGGTCACGCCGAGGATACGCTGGTGATGTTCACTTCCGAACAGGGCTCTCAGTTCCCAGGGAACAAGTGGACGAATTGGGATACGGGGCTGCATACGGCATTGATCGCTCGCTGGCCCGGAAAGGTGCCGGTAGGACAGCGGACGGATGCCATGGTGCAGTATGCAGATGTCACCCCGACGCTCATTGATCTGGCCGGTGGTTCGGTCAAAGATCATCCTTTCGACGGCAGCAGCTTTGCGGCGGTTTTGCGTGGCAAGGCGACTCAGCATCGCAGCTTTGCCTACGGTGTGCATAACAACATCCCCGAGGGGCCGGCTTATCCCATCCGCACCATCTCGGATGGCCAGTATCGCTACATTCGCAATCTGACGCCCAACGAGATCTACATTGAGAAACATCTGATGGGTCAGCTGGGAGGCGCGGTGGAGCATAATGCGTATTGGCCGACCTGGGTGGCTTTCTCGGCGGACAAGCCCGAAGTTTACTCCCTGGTGAAGCGCTATGTCAGCCGCCCAGCCGAGCAGCTCTATCACACCGCCGAGGATCCTTTTGAGATGAAGGATCTGGCCGAGGACCCGCAATACGCAGAGATCAAGGCCAAACTCAGCTCAGAGCTGGATCGTTGGTTAACAGAGCAGGGGGATCCTGGTATCCCTCAGGATACGAAGGGGGCCCACCAAGCTGCCAAGCAAGGCAAGCATGTCTATTTCACCAAGCCCTGA
- a CDS encoding sulfatase: MIKRLFTFSALLLAATSQALHAASDKPNILLICVDDLKPNIGCYGDALAKTPNLDRLAARGMRFDLAFCNQAVCAPSRNNLLLGSRSTSLGIYNLSDNFRKAVPDAVTLPQYFKQHGWRAEAIGKILHTGHGNHDDEASWSVPPIKDKVVEYLDPVNSANGKLTREEAFFSNQKLGKIRTLPKGAAWENLDVPDNAYADGRIADAGIRSLQAAKAKPDEPLFLALGFVKPHLPFTAPRQYWEMHDRSAFALAQRTTPPDGAPEYAGKTLGELNNYTPIPENPPLTEDTQRTLIHGYYAAVSFMDAQLGRVLDELDRLELAQNTIIVLWGDHGWHLGDHGMWTKHTNYEQANRIPLFIIAPGVTQPGSHTRQPAETVDVLPTLVELAGLPKHPGPQPLDGTSLVPVLKDPSVRVRAYATHAFPRQRDGKQVMGRAIRTERYRLVEWKEPGTAPETADLELYDYQEDPLETHNLAESQASVVKELRNLLQEQPEAARLPKQP; the protein is encoded by the coding sequence ATGATCAAACGACTCTTCACATTCTCGGCACTGCTGCTCGCAGCCACGAGCCAAGCGCTCCATGCGGCGAGCGATAAGCCAAACATCCTGCTCATCTGCGTGGATGACCTGAAGCCGAACATTGGCTGCTATGGGGACGCTTTGGCTAAAACGCCCAATCTGGATCGCTTGGCAGCGCGTGGCATGCGCTTCGACTTGGCTTTCTGCAATCAAGCCGTGTGTGCACCCTCCAGGAATAACCTCTTGTTAGGTTCGAGGTCCACCTCGCTGGGTATCTACAATCTCTCGGATAACTTCCGCAAAGCGGTGCCGGATGCGGTGACTCTACCTCAATACTTCAAGCAGCATGGCTGGCGTGCCGAGGCCATCGGCAAGATCCTGCATACCGGGCATGGCAATCATGATGATGAAGCCTCCTGGAGTGTCCCTCCTATCAAGGACAAGGTGGTGGAGTATCTGGACCCGGTGAACTCCGCCAATGGCAAGCTGACTCGTGAAGAGGCTTTCTTTAGCAATCAGAAGCTGGGTAAGATCCGCACCCTACCCAAGGGAGCCGCTTGGGAAAACCTGGACGTGCCGGACAACGCCTATGCAGATGGCCGGATTGCCGACGCGGGAATCCGCAGTTTGCAGGCGGCAAAGGCCAAGCCTGATGAACCTTTGTTCCTCGCGCTCGGGTTTGTGAAGCCTCACTTACCCTTCACTGCACCGCGTCAATACTGGGAGATGCATGATCGCTCTGCCTTTGCTTTGGCCCAGCGGACCACGCCTCCAGATGGGGCGCCTGAATATGCAGGCAAGACTCTGGGGGAGCTGAACAACTACACACCAATCCCTGAGAACCCGCCTCTCACGGAGGACACCCAGCGCACTTTGATTCACGGCTATTATGCTGCAGTCAGCTTTATGGACGCGCAGTTGGGCCGTGTTTTGGATGAACTGGATCGTCTGGAACTGGCTCAGAACACGATCATCGTGCTCTGGGGAGACCATGGCTGGCATCTGGGAGATCACGGCATGTGGACCAAGCACACCAATTATGAACAGGCCAACCGCATTCCGCTGTTCATCATCGCCCCAGGAGTGACTCAGCCCGGCAGCCACACAAGGCAGCCTGCGGAGACGGTGGATGTGCTGCCGACCCTGGTCGAACTCGCTGGATTACCGAAACATCCGGGCCCTCAACCTCTGGATGGAACCAGCCTCGTGCCCGTGCTCAAAGACCCGAGCGTGCGTGTGCGTGCTTATGCCACTCATGCCTTCCCAAGGCAGCGGGATGGCAAGCAGGTGATGGGACGTGCCATCCGCACCGAGCGTTATCGGCTGGTTGAATGGAAAGAACCTGGAACTGCTCCTGAGACCGCGGATCTGGAGCTGTATGACTATCAGGAAGATCCTCTAGAAACCCACAATCTGGCGGAAAGCCAGGCGAGCGTGGTGAAAGAACTCAGAAACTTACTCCAGGAGCAGCCAGAGGCTGCCCGGCTGCCGAAACAACCTTAG
- a CDS encoding arylsulfatase yields the protein MRFTTLFSLVLLAASQVLAASRPNIILIMADDMGYSDLGCYGSEIQTPNLDALAHKGVRFTQFYNTGRCCPTRASLLTGLYPHQAGIGHMMEDKGLDGYRGELSRDSVTIAEVLKPAGYRTYMVGKWHVTKKTQPAGEQDKSNWPLQRGFDRFYGTIHGAGSFYDPNTLTRDNTFISPFADAEYQPKDFYYTDAIADNAVRFVADHSREHQKEPFFMYMAMTAPHWPMHAKPEDIAKYKGKYDAGYDAIRAARVAKMKKLGLLSDSWQVAAQAGGAWSEVGNREFEIRCMEVFAAMIDCLDQGVGRVVAELKKQGQYENTLILFLQDNGGCAEPMGRNGPFTPRADKPSLPAMAAADLQPDMIPKQTRDGYPIRQGYGVLPGPADTYHGYGEAWANVSNTPFREYKHWVHEGGVSTPLVAHWPQGIPAPRQDHLESQPAHLIDLMATCVDVAGATYPSEYQGHKITPLQGVSLKPAMAGESVNRQGPIFFEHEGNRAVRDGRWKLVAKGPRGEWELYDMEADRTEQNDLSSSQPERVKTLSEQWLVWAKKSQVIPWIWGLPHGDPLPAKKAGKRKKKENE from the coding sequence ATGCGCTTCACCACGCTCTTCAGTCTCGTCCTTCTCGCTGCCAGTCAGGTGCTGGCAGCATCGCGGCCTAACATCATCCTCATCATGGCGGATGACATGGGGTATTCGGATCTCGGTTGCTACGGCAGTGAGATCCAGACGCCGAATCTCGATGCCTTGGCACATAAGGGGGTACGCTTCACACAGTTCTATAACACGGGTCGCTGCTGCCCCACCCGGGCTTCTTTGCTCACCGGTCTGTATCCGCACCAAGCTGGGATTGGGCACATGATGGAGGACAAGGGCCTGGATGGCTATCGCGGGGAGCTGAGTCGGGATTCGGTGACGATCGCGGAGGTTCTCAAGCCTGCGGGCTATCGCACCTACATGGTGGGGAAATGGCACGTGACGAAGAAGACCCAGCCTGCGGGGGAACAGGACAAGAGTAACTGGCCGCTCCAGCGCGGCTTTGATCGATTCTATGGCACGATCCATGGCGCAGGGAGCTTTTACGATCCGAATACGCTGACGCGCGATAACACCTTCATCTCGCCGTTTGCGGATGCCGAGTATCAGCCGAAGGACTTCTACTACACGGATGCCATCGCGGATAACGCGGTGCGCTTCGTGGCCGATCACAGCCGCGAGCATCAGAAAGAACCTTTCTTCATGTATATGGCCATGACCGCTCCCCACTGGCCCATGCATGCCAAGCCGGAAGACATTGCCAAATACAAAGGCAAATACGATGCCGGTTACGATGCTATCCGCGCGGCTCGTGTGGCGAAGATGAAGAAGCTCGGCCTGCTGTCGGATTCCTGGCAGGTGGCGGCTCAGGCGGGCGGGGCCTGGAGTGAGGTGGGGAACCGAGAGTTTGAGATCCGCTGCATGGAGGTCTTTGCCGCCATGATTGACTGTCTGGATCAAGGCGTGGGTCGCGTCGTGGCGGAGCTGAAGAAGCAAGGGCAGTATGAGAACACGCTGATCCTTTTCCTCCAAGACAATGGCGGTTGTGCAGAGCCCATGGGCCGGAATGGTCCCTTCACCCCCCGTGCGGACAAGCCCTCTCTACCCGCCATGGCCGCGGCGGATCTACAGCCCGACATGATTCCCAAACAAACCCGCGATGGGTATCCCATCCGCCAAGGTTATGGTGTGCTGCCTGGGCCGGCGGATACCTATCACGGCTATGGCGAAGCCTGGGCGAATGTGAGCAATACGCCCTTCCGCGAATACAAGCACTGGGTGCATGAGGGGGGCGTCAGCACCCCCCTGGTGGCGCATTGGCCACAAGGCATTCCCGCCCCTCGGCAGGACCATTTGGAGAGCCAGCCTGCTCACTTGATCGACCTCATGGCGACCTGTGTGGATGTCGCCGGGGCAACCTATCCCAGCGAGTATCAAGGGCACAAGATCACACCGCTCCAGGGCGTGAGTCTAAAACCTGCGATGGCCGGTGAATCGGTGAATCGCCAAGGCCCCATCTTCTTCGAGCATGAAGGCAATCGTGCGGTGCGTGATGGCCGCTGGAAGCTGGTGGCTAAGGGACCGCGTGGCGAGTGGGAACTCTATGACATGGAGGCTGATCGCACCGAGCAGAATGATCTCTCCAGCAGTCAGCCGGAGCGAGTGAAGACCCTGTCAGAACAGTGGCTTGTCTGGGCCAAGAAATCCCAGGTCATCCCTTGGATCTGGGGACTGCCGCATGGCGATCCGCTGCCTGCCAAGAAGGCTGGGAAGCGTAAAAAGAAGGAGAACGAATGA